A segment of the Moorena sp. SIOASIH genome:
TATCTGTGGTTTCTTGAGGTGAAAATAAATTAATAGCTTCTGGCACTCCTAATTGTGCAAAACTACTAATTTGATTTTCATTAGTATTATAATTTACAGGGCTAAATTTACCAATGGAATCGAAGGAATCTTGGCGAGTTAACAACCGTTCAAATCGAACACGATTAGGAGCTTCCAAAACCACAAATTGAGCCTTTGGCAGCATGGTGGTTGCGTATTTTAACTCTTGTTCTCCTCGCAAACCATCAAATAGTAAAGGAAAAGTAAGTTGAGACGGATCAATCTGTAATTGGCTCAAAACTTGCACCATTCCCGCAGGAAACAGTTGCTTGTAGCGACGGGTATACTGGAAGCGTGTGACACGGCAGGTGATATCTTTCTCTTGTGCTACTCCATCGATTTCCATAACCGTTGGAATAATAAATTGATCAGTTAAAGTACGACGGTTAGGAAGAAGTGTAAAGTTCAGCCCTTGATCAGATAAAGCATTGACCAGTGTACTTTTTCCCACTCCCGTTAACCCAACTAAAATTAGCAAGGGCTGTTCAACAAGGGGAAGCCAGCCATCAACCTCTGAGAATCCGTGTCCAAGACCAGGTATTAACTCTCTAGACTCAGTTTTTGGGTTATTAAACTGCATTATGCTGTTTTTTCCTCCATTAACGTTTTTTGATCAGATTTTTGGCTAGTTCTTGCCAAAAATATTCCTAACAAAACAATTACAAATCCCAAGGAGTTTAAAGGGCTTAAAGTTTCTGCAAAAATCAACCAAGCAAAAATTGCTGTAAGGGTTGGTTCAAGCAGCAAAAAAATAGCGATAAAGCTAGAAGAAAAGTACTTGAGATTATGTATCAACATACATTGACCAAAGCATTGACAAACAATTGCCAAAGCGAAGATAATCGTCCATCCCTGCCAAGAGTGGGGAAAAAAGGTGTCTTTTGTCAGCCAAATAAGTGGTAATAAAACTATTGCGCCAACAGTGCATCGCCAGAATAGCAATGTTACTGCTGAAAACTTGGGGCGTAAATATTCTAAGATTAACAAATTGAGAGAATAAAACAGTGCCGCCAGCAAACCCAAACCATCCCCCAGCAAATGTTGTAGTCCAATTTGCAGATCTTGAATGCCAATCACTGATGCGCCAAGTATGGCTAACAACATACTACCTATAAACCGAGCCTCAAAGCGCTGTTGAAAAAACAGCCAACCCATAATACAAGTAAACAAGGGAGATAAATTACGCATTAGTGTTGAGTTCGCCACACTGGTTTGAGTTAATGACCAAGCCCAACACAATACTGAAGCAGTACCGATAATTCCTACTAGCAATAAAAGCACAATTTCTCTAGTTTTAGGAAACCTTTCGAGATTTGATGTATCGTTTTCAAAGCCATTATTTGATGAAGCAACAAGCTGATTGCTCCAATTCCATCCTCCAAGCAAAATCGCTGCAATCCACAAACGGTTAAACACTGTGCTAATCGCACTAATTTCTTGTTCACTGAGTTTGATAAAAATTGCCGCGAACGAGAGTGCAATTAAAGCAATTAACAGTGAAGCTAATGATCCCTTCATGGAAAGGTTGAAGGTGTTAACTAGTAAGGCTTTTGATTGGTTAGACATTAAACCTCTCTGGAAATGAAAAATGCATTCTCTAGAATACTTATAGGGACGTAATATGTTACGTCCCTACATTAGTTTTTATAAAGACGTCTTAAGACTTGCGACTATTATTCGCAATTTTCCAGCAGAACACATTGATTAACTATCTGGGGAAATTCATGATCAATATCAATAGAAGTTCCTCGTTTAGCCAGCACTTTTACCTGATTGAGGATGCAACTCATCGAAAGTTGATTATTGATAACTTTCTCTTGACCAATTTGTTTAAGGGCTAATTCCACTGAAGTTCGACCCGATTGCATTCCTAAAGCCAAGTTATTGGTGTTTGTCAAACTAGCAATATCAATGCTTTGATAAAGCATCGGATCTTTAGCAACAGCTTTAACATGAACTCCTGCATAGTGAGTGAAGGCATTTTTACCCATGATGGGCAAAAGAGGTGGAATGGAAGTATTAGAATATTTGCTGACTATATGGTATAGTTCTTTGAGATGTTTAATATCCCAACGCAACTCTGATTCACCCATCTCCATCACATTGACCAACAATGTCGCTAAATCAACAATACCAGTACGTTCTCCCAATCCCATCACAGTGACATCAATAATATCTGCTCCTGCTTTATAAGCATCCAAAGCATTAGCCAGTGCTAAGCCTCTGTCATTGTGACAATGAACGGCAATTTTCGGATATAACTGTTGTGCAGCTAGTTTTTCCTTCAAAGTTTTGACAAAATAGGAGTAACTGCGATTGCTCCGAAAGGGAGTAGCATATCCTGTTGTGTCTGCAATGCTAATAATATCTGCCCCTGCTTGTACAGCGGCACTTGCTATTTCAATAACCTGTTCAATTGAAGTACGTGTCGTATCTTCTGGTGTATAGCGAATCAATAAGTTTGGCTTTTGTGCTTTGGCATAGCGAATAACTTCTACAACTTGCTCAATTGCCTTTTCGATAGTAATTTGATAGTCACGCTCTAAACGGTGCTTGGCAACACTAAAGAAGATACCCAAAAAATCGATTCCACAATCCAATGCTTTTTGAACATGATCGATTCGACAAAGAGAGTGAGCACCAATCTTAGCATTCAATCCGGCATTAGCAACTAAGGTAACAGCTTCACAAATCTCAGGGCTAACAGCAGGATTTCCTACTTCAATAATATCAATACCAATTTGATCTAAATATTGAGCAATTAATAACTTGATTTCAGGGGTAAAATACACACCAGGAGTTTGTTCTCCTTCTCTCAATGTAGAATCAAGTATCTGACACATATTTGCTGCGGTGTAGTAGTTGATAGGAATGATTAAAGTTTGTAGACTAGGATGATAAATATCTAGAAATTAACCTTAAACCTTGCTATATCTGAGCTAAAAGTTAATTTTAGTAGATACCTGTGGGAGCATGTCAAATTCGCAGAACAAATGTACTAAAACGACTGATAACTGCTACTGAAGCCCCGAAAACACGATAGTTCAAAGGTTTGTAGTTCAAGTGTCTTACAAAATTGACCTGCTCCCATGCCTGTTGTAGTTATGCAAAAGATACCAAATAGCACCAATATTGTTATCCAGCACACTTAAAAAAGATAGCACAGTAATCGATTGAATTTTGTAAAAAATGTACTTGACAAATAAAAGTATTTATAGCTGAGGGGGTGACATGAGCCCTGAAAAGCTTACTAGATAAGGCTTTGATGCCAGTTGTCTTAGGAAAGATAAACTGGCAAATTGACCCTACGAATGATGTAATGGCAAGCTCAAACCCTTATAACTACGTCCAAGGTCAGGCCAAAACAGCATGTATCTTTTTGTTACAGATCGGCTGAACGCAATACCCAGTAAGGATTTTAGCTTGCATGTCACCCCCTCAGTATTTATAGGTAAGTTTTTACTCCATCAAGGCTATCTCGGAGACCCTCAACCCTCAAGGGGTTAACCGGCATGAGTCAAACCTTAAGAAATCCAGTGATTTGTTAACAAAAGTTACAAATGGTAAGATAATTAAAAAATCGAAATAGTTAACGGATTTGAGCTTTCATTAGCAACAACCGCAAACTAAACCGAACTCACTTGATAGGTGAATACTAGACTTCGCGGCAGTTGTCGGGAACAGGGAACAGGCAACAGGGAACAGTGGACAATAATTGACGTAAACACTATCAGAAAAATACTTTTGCAAGAGGTCTACTAACTACAATTTTCTGATCCTGATTATCCTAATCCAGAGCAACTGACCAATAAAAAGTGACCCAATAAAAAGTGACAAAAAGATGCAGCGCTATGTGACAAGCGCGCATCATTCCCTATTCCCTATTCCCTGTTCCCTATTCCCTGGGCGCAGGGCTATAACTTTTCTGTTACCGAAACATCCGCCTGGCAATTTCCGAAGCAATTTGTTGACCTAGCCGTTGAGTTTCCTGCTTTAACAAAAGTTCCAGCATCTTCGGTACCGATTCTAGGTCAAACCTAGAGGATTCAATAATCATAGCCCCAATCTTTTGCATCCGCTCCAGGTTAGGAGACTCTAATTTTCCAGTTACATTAACCGCCAAGCCTACCGATGCACTGATCTGCCCAAGAGTCTTGTATGAGAGATTCTCTAAACTGGTAACCATCTCTTCAACCAGAGCATTACGCAATATACTCCCTTGCTCGGAGTATAGAAATTCCAAACCCTGGTGTAAGAGCGCACTAATATCAAACTCCCTACTTGTGTGCACCTGACCTAATAAATCCTCCAAAACATCCCATTGAATTCCACCATCCTGATACACAATCTCCTGTAAACAAGTCCTTAATTGGGGGGATGAATCCGTTAACAGGCGTTGGGCAACATAGGGATACGTTTGATTGAAGGGCTGAAAATTGGGATTGAGCTTAATCGCTATCCCTTCTAAGGTAGCAGCACTCCGGAAAATCAGGAGGTAGTAAGTGGGTAATTTAAATGGATATTTATAAAGTAACGGGGATAGCTTCCGAATAATACGATTAAAGCCGAATGTTGACACAGTAGCTTCCATCACCCCACCAAAAATATCAGTGAGTTCAGGAATCAGCGAGGTCACATCTGTATCCGGTGGCAAAAAGTCGAGTTTCTTATAGTCTTGTGCTAAACCTTCAAAATCACCAATAACAATATGGACAACCGATTCCAGTAAGCGATACCGATAAGACGGTTCTACTGAGCTCATCATGCCAAAGTCAAGATAAGCCAACTTACCATCAGGGGTAGCCAATAAATTGCCAGGGTGAGGGTCAGCATGGAAGTAACCTTCTTCTAAAAGTTGCCGCAAGCAACAC
Coding sequences within it:
- a CDS encoding AarF/ABC1/UbiB kinase family protein; protein product: MQYEPRTISDYYRQRSRLVWGRRMALVGALITFSIRLAWDFVTGSLAQNQPQRAWEFREKLTQLGPTFIKLGQILSCRPDIVPPIYLEELTKLQDQLPPFSNHIAYQLIEEELGDKYNNIYGSLSDKPVAAASLGQVYKGTLKTGEIVAVKVQRPGLVECISLDIYILRKIAAWAQESISFVHSDLVALIDELAISLFEEMDYTQEGRNAERFAQLYGDINNIAVPRIYWQYSGRRVLTMEWITGTKLTELETIKAQGLDPNTLIDVGFQCCLRQLLEEGYFHADPHPGNLLATPDGKLAYLDFGMMSSVEPSYRYRLLESVVHIVIGDFEGLAQDYKKLDFLPPDTDVTSLIPELTDIFGGVMEATVSTFGFNRIIRKLSPLLYKYPFKLPTYYLLIFRSAATLEGIAIKLNPNFQPFNQTYPYVAQRLLTDSSPQLRTCLQEIVYQDGGIQWDVLEDLLGQVHTSREFDISALLHQGLEFLYSEQGSILRNALVEEMVTSLENLSYKTLGQISASVGLAVNVTGKLESPNLERMQKIGAMIIESSRFDLESVPKMLELLLKQETQRLGQQIASEIARRMFR
- a CDS encoding DMT family transporter codes for the protein MSNQSKALLVNTFNLSMKGSLASLLIALIALSFAAIFIKLSEQEISAISTVFNRLWIAAILLGGWNWSNQLVASSNNGFENDTSNLERFPKTREIVLLLLVGIIGTASVLCWAWSLTQTSVANSTLMRNLSPLFTCIMGWLFFQQRFEARFIGSMLLAILGASVIGIQDLQIGLQHLLGDGLGLLAALFYSLNLLILEYLRPKFSAVTLLFWRCTVGAIVLLPLIWLTKDTFFPHSWQGWTIIFALAIVCQCFGQCMLIHNLKYFSSSFIAIFLLLEPTLTAIFAWLIFAETLSPLNSLGFVIVLLGIFLARTSQKSDQKTLMEEKTA
- a CDS encoding 2-isopropylmalate synthase, whose product is MCQILDSTLREGEQTPGVYFTPEIKLLIAQYLDQIGIDIIEVGNPAVSPEICEAVTLVANAGLNAKIGAHSLCRIDHVQKALDCGIDFLGIFFSVAKHRLERDYQITIEKAIEQVVEVIRYAKAQKPNLLIRYTPEDTTRTSIEQVIEIASAAVQAGADIISIADTTGYATPFRSNRSYSYFVKTLKEKLAAQQLYPKIAVHCHNDRGLALANALDAYKAGADIIDVTVMGLGERTGIVDLATLLVNVMEMGESELRWDIKHLKELYHIVSKYSNTSIPPLLPIMGKNAFTHYAGVHVKAVAKDPMLYQSIDIASLTNTNNLALGMQSGRTSVELALKQIGQEKVINNQLSMSCILNQVKVLAKRGTSIDIDHEFPQIVNQCVLLENCE
- a CDS encoding AAA family ATPase, whose protein sequence is MQFNNPKTESRELIPGLGHGFSEVDGWLPLVEQPLLILVGLTGVGKSTLVNALSDQGLNFTLLPNRRTLTDQFIIPTVMEIDGVAQEKDITCRVTRFQYTRRYKQLFPAGMVQVLSQLQIDPSQLTFPLLFDGLRGEQELKYATTMLPKAQFVVLEAPNRVRFERLLTRQDSFDSIGKFSPVNYNTNENQISSFAQLGVPEAINLFSPQETTDILTQLNQGYYSLTDLCDRLKIIVEEQKNYDPLAARVFLETLSGSRTLFIDTTVDTPDFIAQKVMSFLS